The DNA segment CTATGATTGCTTCAGACGGCACTCACTCCCTCTCgtccccctcccacctctcacTCCTATTCAACAAGACCTTCAACGTGTCGATTCCACTCCAACATATCCCAACGGAGCTGTACGAGTTCGAACATACCGACGAGACTGCCGATTCGGACagcgaggacgaagaggaagaggggttcATCTTGGGCAACGGCgtggtggaggatgtgggcagatggaaggagaaggctaCGGGTAAATCgttgggtgaaggtgggaagggaatCAAGTTTACTGTTATTGGGTGCGTTCGGCTCTTTCCGTTCATTCTCACACCATGTGCTCCAGATCCGCCGAGATCTTTCCACCCTTCCGTCTTGTCCTGTCCTGTCATATCTGAATACGAAGCTGACTGAGATGTGCTTGACAAATAGAATGCAAGTGACCAACCAAATGCTCTCCCTCACCGGTTCCCTCCTCTCCGATCcctccaaccctcctccagcgCCCGAACCAACCATGCACCTTCCAACGAGAGTATCTCCCTCCCTATCCCCCTCACCGGCACCTACAACCTCAAGACCAGCCAAACAACCTCGACTGGCCAATAAACCCCGTCAACCGGCTtatcaggaggaagaggtcgacACGACGGGATGGACACCGCGAGAACTAAAGAAGTATCGAAAGGAgcaggaaaagaagaagagggatgcGAAGAAAGCTCAGAAGGCCGGGGCtgaagttgagggaggagtCTTGGAACATTTACAGGTAGAGGCTGCTGGTGATTTGGTTAATGCTCAGGGAGTGGATCCGGAGGAGAATGTAGGTGGTAAGAGGAAGGCTGGAGagggcgatgatgagaataggaagaagaggaaataACGACTTGGTAGTTGCTGGcagaaagggaaagaggatgtAGATGGATTTTTGTATATTTTTGGTTATTCTGTCATACCTTGCTTTTCGGTTCGAATATAGCATTTATGGAAACTTTATACCCCTTTATGAGCGGAAGGCAATGCTCGTCAGAGCCAGAGCGAAGTTGCTCTCGACTTCTGCATCTCATCCGCCCTGTCTCACTTTCCAAAGTGGATGCGAGGATTGTCCATAGTCCAGCCAATTTCATACCTATGATCGACCATCTTCTTTTACAAACGTGATAAAACCTGGGTATAAATTCAGGCACCAATTTTCCGACATCcgacgagatgagatgagaagacaacAACAAAACGTCATCTTATCGGTTCACATAACTCATAATCATTAGTTCGATTCCTCTATCGAATCCTGCTCTTCTCGTGCACCTAGCACCCGACTTGTTTCCCACGTACGATCCCACCGCAGCATGACATCCCCCCCTCTCCTGGAAGTGCAAGACCTAACAGTCCTACGGGACAActcctcccccctcttctcaaACTTATCATTCACCCTTTCCGAGGGAGAAGTCTTGGTCCTCCGCGGTGTATCCGGATCAGGTAAATCAACATTGTTGAAATGTATAGCCGAGCTCAACCTTTACGATAAGGGGACAATAAAGCTGGGTGGGAAGCAATCGAGAGAATGGGATATACCGGATTGGAGGATCAGGGTGGGGTATGTACCGCAGCGACCGAGCTTGTTACCTGGGACTCCACTTGAGTTCTTATCTACTATACGAGATTTATCTGctaggaagaggaaattggGTGAAGATGCTcaggaaggaggtgaggtggTCGATTCGCTGGATTTGGCTCAGGATTGGGGGGTAGATAAGGTActgtggaagagggattggggGACGCTAAGCGGGGGTGAAGCCCAGAGGATCGCGCtggctgttgctgttgggattggaggtgCGGAAGTACTGCTTCTTGATGGTATGTCTTTATCTCTCGTTTGACTACACACTTTAATCACATAACCACGAGGGACAGCCTACTGATAAGTACATCGTTCAGAACCGACCTCGGCGTTGGATGCGGAAAGTTCTGAGAAGGTCGAGAAATCTTTGTTGGGGATGTTACCTCCATTACGAGGGTCGTCGGTAAGTCCTTGATCAATATCTGAATCTGAAGTGTCCGTTACTCCCCGACAATTGTCTAGTGGGTCAAACCATCGCTGATACCCTACGGTACTTCCCTGTTTTAGCAGAACACCAAAAACAATAACAACGTACAGCGGAAAGGAACTGGACCCAAGGCGTTGATTTGGATCACGCATTCTGCCGAACAGGCTGATAGAGTTGGGACCAGGTCGTTGGACCTGTCGCAGCATTAGCTTTCCATCTAAGCGGGAAAGtgtgggaggagatggaactCTACATAGAACCTATAGATTGGAATATGGAACAAGCGATTTTGGTCGAACGATGGGATCTTCTCGTGCTCTCACCTCAGTCATTTGTTCTTGGTGTTTCCCACCTGCAGCTGACCTGATGCAGGATTCTCGAGCAAGTCGAGAGGATCATGGTACGACTAGGTGGAAATCTTCTGGTACGAATGCGAAGTGTTATGTCAAATTTACAATTTTATCACTACTTACTGGTCATCGTTTGTCCATTTTGCTGTCATTGCATACACGCCCTTTGAACTACATCACAAGCTGAAAAAAAAAACACGACTAAGGGCCGCTGTAgttctctctttcttcctgaGGCTTGGAGATGGATCCTAGCTGATGTTGACGAAGCGTACCAGGCTGATCGGAAAGTTATTTGGAACGGGCAAAAGGATAAGTCCCACCTGATATCACTCATCATGAAACTCATCAGCACAGTATCATTCGTACAGTGATCTCGCCTGGGAAGCATCCCCGCTGGTGCAAGAAAAAAGATACAAAGATACCACAACATGCCATCGCATGATAGGAGATTATGAGAGCTTACTGCATTAGATgacaaaaaaaaaaaaaaaaatATGGAGAAGCAGGGAATTGAACCCGGTACCTCGTCAATTCAACTTTCTAGAAGATGCTAATGACGCGCTCTGCCAAATGAGCTACATCCCCATCGACGATTTTACCTTATTCGCAATACATATGTTCTACACACAGCTGTGGAAATTATCAAAAAAGGATCGTTCGTCACCTTCCAATCGCTTGGAAGGCTGTTCGCTTAGATTGTTGGAGAAGCAGGGAATTGAACCCGGTACCTCGTCAATTCAACTTCCTTGAAGATGCTAATGACGCGCTCTGCCAAATGAGCTACATCCCCATTCGACGAGATTCCGCAATTTCACAATCATTATAATTTGTTGAGGGAAGGAACTCTTCGACCAAAAGAAATGGTGGTCGAATGGAGTTCCTTGCGCACTCTTTCTGGCACTGACCCACTGAAACTGAACAAGAAAAACTTGAGCTTGGAGATGCAGGGAATTGAAACCTATATCTCGACAATTTATCTTTGTGATTGCAAATGGCGCGCTCTGCCAAATGAGCTACATCCCCGGCAGAAGACCAGGATTATCGGGGTTTCGGAGCGACTCAGACggattgaggaggttgaatctCGTGGAACGATGTGTCAGAATCCCTTCGAGTAGTTTTGTGCGTGGAAGAAATATCAGCCTAGTGATTGTTCCACTTTTGGGTTGGTGAGCTTTGTGAGTCCCGTGTGAGACCTGTCGCAGTCATCGGTAGAGTCTAAGCAGGTCGAGGTACCAAACGGAATATGTTGGAATCGCTTTCCGATTGTCTGTGATGCCGTGGACACCGATGTTCATTGGTAAGTATGGGGCCACATAAGCCTGACAGGCTTGAGCGTGatcaatccacctcattcTCACAACGAAGGTGATTGCTGGATGTCAAGTCAGAACCATCAGTCAAGTTAGAATATGCGGCTAAAGGTCAGTACCAGCCATCCGAGTCCTGTCAGTTGCCTGAGCAGTATCCTTCAGGCTCCCTATAGGGACTGACCAGGAATTCGAAAGATGTGGGTTGACTATTTTAGATGTTGAAGCAGGAGAGAACGATGATGCATATGTGTGTGATATGGGGATAGTACCGTTACTGAGATATCGTCTGCtgtgttgaggaggtagatgaagatggtgttgtggatgatggtgtaggTGACCAGGCATGTTGCCATTTATGAGGTGTTGTGAGGACTCCTCCCTATGTTAGTGAATCGATGATTAGcgatatcccttcttccttgatgttTCGGATCGGATCGGTGTGGATGCGAAAGGATGAAAGATTGGATTAGAAGCTTGCTGATTTCGGTGATAAAAAACATTGCACGGTACCGGACGATAAGAACAGAGCCaattgatggattggaaaATTGTTAATCGCagaaccaactcaccctttcCAACAACTTGACAACACTCCTAGTAGGTTCCGCCCCCACCCCCAGCCAGTAATTTATCCTATCCACATTCCACtttatctccttctccttctttaTCAGACCCTCAGCTTCGTTCCCGAATACATTCGCCTGTGGAGGTACCACTACGCCAGCTCGTAATTTCGGTATCGGGTCGTATATCCCCAAGGTCTCTAATGGTTTACCCTCACGAGGTCGCTTCGAGTTGATGGCTACGATGTGGTACAGGGGGTTCTTCTTGTAACCGTGTCGGGCTAGACGGATACGGACTGGCATGGTATGTTAGGGggatggatggtttggagggtTGCTTTAATTCGAATTGGTAGGGCTTCGAGGGTCTGAAGTTGTGATGCTGCGCTATCTGAGCTTGGGGTTGGGTAGTTATGGTAGATGTCAGATGTTATGGTTGGTGTTTTTCTTGTGATATCTGTTATTCATCTCGTGCAATGGACCTCAACTTTTTGAACGTCCTCCTTGATGAAAGTATGAAAGTGCGAAGTACGCGAAAGGAATCACAAGTATCAAAACTATCACAGCTGCTCATCTGCTTCCATTGCCACATCATGGTGCCACCTTGTCACGTGCCTTCTTACGTCAACTCGCGTGTATCTATGTATGTGGATATGTGCCCCGCttcattcctcatcatcctcattcctcaccatcatacgACATACTCTTCACTCTGCGTTGTATTCATTCATCAACTCTTCAGA comes from the Kwoniella bestiolae CBS 10118 chromosome 2, complete sequence genome and includes:
- a CDS encoding mitochondrial 37S ribosomal protein bS16m is translated as MPVRIRLARHGYKKNPLYHIVAINSKRPREGKPLETLGIYDPIPKLRAGVVVPPQANVFGNEAEGLIKKEKEIKWNVDRINYWLGVGAEPTRSVVKLLERGGVLTTPHKWQHAWSPTPSSTTPSSSTSSTQQTISQ